Proteins found in one Bacillus subtilis subsp. subtilis str. 168 genomic segment:
- the sbcD gene encoding DNA repair exonuclease (Evidence 1a: Function from experimental evidences in the studied strain; PubMedId: 7968921, 8493111, 16780573; Product type e: enzyme): MRILHTADWHLGKTLEGRSRLSEQADVLDELNTIVKDEQIDAIVMAGDAFDTVNPPALAEQLFYESLSALSDRGKRPIVVIAGNHDNPDRLSAASPLTHENGIHLIGYPTTEPIHIEVPSAGELLAVGALAYPSEARLNEVLSDTFDEKLLRDHYDVKIRQAFEHMTSRFRTDAVKIAASHIYVAGGNQTDSERPIEVGGAYTVAAESLPADAAYVALGHLHRPQTIKRARTLARYSGSPLAYSFSEAGYAKSVTIVDAKPGEEATWQEVLLSSGKPLVKWKAANGLSEVYSWLDEGRDQNAWIDLEIRVADQLSLEEIHRLRKAHPGFIHIRPVFEEQNKDRERIEVKHVSIEDRFKKFYEKQTGGAVPDEEMVKLFLELASGVEEEDAK; encoded by the coding sequence TTGCGGATTTTACATACGGCTGACTGGCATCTTGGAAAAACGCTTGAAGGAAGAAGCAGGCTGAGTGAACAGGCCGATGTGCTGGATGAACTGAATACGATTGTAAAGGATGAGCAGATCGATGCCATTGTAATGGCGGGGGATGCATTTGACACCGTAAACCCGCCAGCTTTAGCCGAGCAGCTGTTTTATGAAAGCCTGTCTGCGCTTAGCGACAGAGGAAAGCGCCCGATCGTCGTCATTGCCGGAAATCACGATAATCCTGACCGTTTGTCCGCCGCTTCACCGCTGACACATGAAAACGGCATTCATTTAATCGGTTATCCGACAACAGAGCCGATTCATATTGAAGTGCCTTCAGCAGGAGAGCTTTTGGCGGTTGGAGCGCTGGCGTACCCATCTGAAGCGCGGTTAAATGAAGTGCTATCCGATACGTTTGATGAAAAGCTGCTCCGTGATCACTATGATGTGAAAATCAGGCAGGCGTTTGAGCATATGACAAGCCGGTTCCGGACCGATGCAGTGAAGATTGCCGCCAGCCATATTTATGTGGCAGGCGGAAACCAAACCGATTCAGAGCGGCCGATTGAAGTCGGCGGTGCATACACGGTGGCTGCTGAAAGCCTGCCGGCAGATGCCGCTTACGTTGCGCTCGGCCATTTGCATCGCCCGCAAACGATCAAGCGGGCGCGGACGCTTGCGCGTTATTCAGGATCTCCGCTCGCCTACAGCTTTTCTGAAGCGGGCTACGCTAAATCAGTGACGATTGTGGACGCAAAGCCTGGGGAAGAGGCCACTTGGCAAGAGGTGTTATTATCAAGCGGCAAGCCACTTGTGAAGTGGAAAGCGGCAAATGGATTAAGTGAGGTGTACAGCTGGCTGGATGAAGGCAGAGATCAGAATGCTTGGATTGACTTGGAAATCCGTGTCGCGGACCAGCTGTCACTTGAAGAGATTCACAGGCTGCGGAAGGCGCACCCGGGCTTTATCCATATCAGGCCGGTTTTTGAAGAACAGAACAAAGACCGGGAACGGATCGAGGTTAAACATGTCTCAATCGAGGACCGCTTTAAGAAATTTTATGAAAAACAAACTGGCGGTGCGGTGCCGGATGAAGAAATGGTGAAGCTGTTTTTAGAGCTTGCATCAGGCGTTGAAGAGGAGGATGCGAAATGA
- the sbcC gene encoding DNA ATP-dependent repair enzyme (Evidence 1a: Function from experimental evidences in the studied strain; PubMedId: 16780573, 19906728; Product type e: enzyme), with protein MKPIALSIKGLHSFREEQTIDFEGLSGAGVFGIFGPTGSGKSSILDAMTLALYGKVERAANNTHGILNHAEDTLSVSFTFALQTNHQISYKVERVFKRTDEMKVKTALCRFIEIKDEHTVLADKASEVNKRVEELLGLTIDDFTRAVVLPQGKFAEFLSLKGAERRHMLQRLFNLEQYGDRLVKKLRRQAQEANARKNEMLAEQSGLGEASSEAVEQAEKVLEQAEARLEAMRKNRDQAKERFTEHQEIWNVQKEKSTYEEEEKRLAEEQPHIDSMQKRLLEAETAAALKPYADRYAEAIQHEEQAEKEQTLAQKDLADRTAFFQQKHEEYEAWRQHKSEKEPELLAKQEQLSRLQEIEIKLSEAKQEEERKKADLRQKEEALQSVMNELETVTDRLTRGQNRQTELKQQLKSLQVTSDERKSCQQAAEMALRIRQTEEQIKKEKKRSEELNLVLQKMNEEKNTLVQKTEAEENNIIQAYEAVQTVYHLVCETERSLTRMTEEARKSQHTLHLQREKARVALLTKELAQKLTAGKPCPVCGSTDHDPSASVHETYEADSHLEEDIKRTDVLLTEAAALSQEILSAKIMLEEQSARFIEQCPFLQTIQAQNLEAAASFEHQPVYEAFETAKFEWKRIKQDILSVKTRMAQMIGAYQESLKKAEQLNEKIGFEKREADRIESIISELQSSMDSSLNMFKEAFQNQSVDEAEKWQQAIEEKDRAAEECEKRIEKSIAFLAEHEAQKEKLRESGHRLEREKLELHYAAERIKSVIADYEHELGDYAKGDSIQIKLRSVQQDLKLLKEKEQSLYEELQSAQMKLNQAKSRASASELTLQEAKGRLEKAKAAWLEHTKNTSITRTEEVEQSLIPADELEKMKTGIDQFMDKLKQNAANLKRVAEILAGRALSESEWNETVAALQEAEDAFGAAIEEKGAAAKALAVIRDHHKRFNEIEAELKKWQMHIDRLDKLQAVFKGNTFVEFLAEEQLESVARDASARLSMLTRQRYAIEVDSEGGFVMRDDANGGVRRPVSSLSGGETFLTSLSLALALSAQIQLRGEYPLQFFFLDEGFGTLDQDLLDTVVTALEKLQSDNLAVGVISHVQELRARLPKKLIVHPAEPSGRGTRVSLELM; from the coding sequence ATGAAGCCGATCGCCTTAAGCATTAAGGGGCTCCACAGCTTTAGAGAGGAGCAGACGATAGATTTTGAAGGCCTTTCCGGTGCCGGTGTTTTCGGCATTTTCGGCCCGACAGGAAGCGGTAAATCCTCTATACTCGACGCAATGACGCTTGCTTTATACGGAAAGGTGGAACGGGCGGCGAATAATACGCACGGAATCTTAAATCACGCCGAAGATACGCTGTCTGTGTCCTTTACCTTTGCGCTTCAGACGAATCACCAAATCTCATACAAAGTCGAGCGTGTGTTTAAGAGAACGGATGAAATGAAGGTAAAAACGGCACTTTGCCGCTTCATCGAAATCAAGGACGAGCATACGGTGCTGGCTGATAAAGCCAGCGAAGTGAATAAAAGAGTGGAGGAGCTCTTAGGGCTGACGATCGACGATTTTACGAGAGCGGTGGTGCTGCCCCAAGGGAAATTTGCTGAATTTCTGTCTTTAAAAGGGGCAGAGCGCAGGCATATGCTTCAGCGTTTATTTAATTTGGAGCAATATGGAGACAGGCTTGTGAAAAAGCTGAGACGGCAGGCGCAGGAAGCCAATGCGAGAAAAAATGAAATGCTTGCTGAACAGTCCGGTCTCGGTGAGGCGAGCTCAGAGGCAGTGGAGCAGGCTGAAAAGGTTCTCGAACAAGCTGAAGCCCGGCTGGAAGCGATGAGGAAGAACCGTGATCAGGCGAAGGAGCGGTTTACAGAGCATCAGGAGATATGGAATGTCCAAAAGGAAAAATCCACTTATGAAGAAGAGGAAAAACGTCTCGCAGAAGAACAGCCGCATATAGACAGCATGCAAAAACGCCTGCTGGAAGCAGAAACAGCAGCAGCCCTTAAGCCCTATGCGGACCGGTACGCAGAAGCGATCCAGCATGAGGAGCAAGCTGAAAAGGAACAAACGCTAGCCCAAAAGGATTTAGCAGACCGGACAGCTTTCTTTCAGCAAAAACATGAAGAGTATGAAGCGTGGCGCCAGCATAAAAGCGAGAAAGAGCCTGAGCTTTTAGCCAAACAGGAACAGCTTTCACGCTTGCAGGAAATCGAAATCAAACTGAGTGAGGCCAAGCAAGAGGAAGAGCGCAAAAAGGCTGACCTCCGGCAGAAAGAAGAGGCTCTTCAATCTGTCATGAATGAATTAGAGACCGTAACAGACCGCCTGACACGAGGGCAAAACAGACAGACAGAATTGAAGCAGCAGCTCAAATCCCTGCAGGTGACATCCGATGAGCGAAAAAGCTGCCAGCAGGCCGCAGAGATGGCATTGCGCATCAGACAAACCGAGGAACAAATCAAAAAAGAGAAAAAACGAAGTGAAGAATTGAACCTCGTGCTGCAGAAGATGAATGAAGAGAAGAATACACTCGTTCAAAAGACGGAAGCGGAAGAAAACAACATCATTCAGGCATATGAGGCAGTTCAAACTGTGTACCATTTGGTGTGCGAAACGGAACGCTCATTAACACGTATGACGGAAGAGGCTAGAAAGAGTCAACACACGCTTCACTTACAGCGTGAAAAAGCAAGGGTGGCACTGCTGACAAAAGAGTTAGCCCAAAAGCTGACTGCCGGAAAGCCTTGCCCGGTATGCGGTTCAACCGATCATGATCCATCTGCCTCGGTACATGAAACGTATGAAGCCGACAGCCATCTTGAAGAGGACATCAAACGGACAGATGTGTTATTGACGGAAGCTGCAGCTCTCAGCCAGGAGATTCTTTCAGCCAAAATTATGCTTGAAGAACAGTCCGCGCGCTTTATTGAACAGTGTCCGTTTTTGCAGACAATTCAAGCACAGAACCTTGAAGCGGCAGCTTCCTTCGAACATCAGCCGGTGTATGAAGCATTTGAAACTGCCAAATTTGAATGGAAACGAATCAAGCAGGACATTCTTTCTGTTAAGACACGAATGGCACAAATGATTGGCGCCTATCAGGAGTCTTTAAAAAAGGCCGAGCAGCTTAATGAAAAAATCGGTTTTGAAAAAAGAGAAGCCGACCGTATTGAAAGCATCATCAGTGAGCTTCAATCCTCAATGGACAGCAGTCTGAACATGTTTAAAGAAGCATTTCAGAATCAATCTGTGGACGAAGCAGAAAAATGGCAGCAAGCCATTGAAGAAAAGGACCGGGCTGCAGAAGAATGTGAAAAACGAATTGAGAAGAGTATCGCGTTTCTTGCTGAGCATGAAGCACAAAAGGAAAAACTGCGGGAATCGGGACACCGGCTTGAGCGGGAAAAGCTGGAGCTTCATTATGCGGCTGAACGCATCAAGAGCGTGATAGCTGATTATGAGCACGAACTCGGAGATTATGCAAAAGGAGATTCGATTCAAATCAAACTCCGCTCTGTCCAGCAGGATCTAAAGCTGTTAAAGGAAAAAGAACAATCTTTATATGAAGAACTGCAAAGCGCCCAAATGAAGCTCAACCAAGCGAAAAGCCGCGCTTCTGCAAGCGAGCTCACTCTTCAAGAGGCGAAGGGCAGATTGGAAAAAGCAAAAGCTGCTTGGCTTGAGCATACAAAAAACACCTCCATTACCCGGACTGAGGAGGTTGAACAAAGTCTCATCCCAGCTGATGAACTTGAAAAGATGAAAACCGGCATAGACCAGTTTATGGATAAACTGAAGCAAAATGCTGCAAACTTAAAACGAGTAGCAGAGATACTTGCCGGCAGAGCATTATCAGAGAGCGAATGGAACGAAACCGTTGCAGCATTACAAGAAGCTGAGGACGCATTTGGCGCTGCTATAGAGGAAAAAGGCGCGGCCGCAAAAGCACTGGCTGTCATTCGCGACCATCATAAACGGTTTAATGAAATTGAAGCTGAACTGAAAAAATGGCAGATGCATATCGACAGGCTGGACAAGCTGCAAGCTGTGTTTAAAGGCAATACCTTCGTCGAATTTTTAGCTGAGGAGCAGCTTGAAAGCGTTGCGAGGGACGCCTCAGCAAGACTCAGTATGCTGACAAGACAGCGCTATGCCATCGAAGTAGATTCTGAGGGCGGCTTCGTGATGCGGGATGACGCGAATGGAGGCGTACGACGCCCGGTTTCCAGTTTGTCTGGAGGAGAGACCTTCCTCACCTCGCTTTCACTTGCTCTTGCGCTGTCTGCGCAGATTCAGCTTCGGGGGGAATACCCGCTGCAGTTCTTTTTCT